The following are encoded in a window of Mycoplasmopsis verecunda genomic DNA:
- the gpmI gene encoding 2,3-bisphosphoglycerate-independent phosphoglycerate mutase translates to MKKTVLIVIDGLGLRQETQGNAFALANTPTFDKLFKEYPNSLIQASGEYVGLPKGQMGNSEVGHLNIGAGTVVYTGLSLIQKALDDHSYQDNKAFLEAFDDVKKNNATLHVMGLLSPGGVHSLEGHLFELLKSAHKHGVKNVSVHCFGDGRDVAPKSIKASFEKLEKLCNEYGYNIASISGRFYAMDRDRMFDRVEKAYEAILGDSEVSFDNSLDFVEEQYKQGITDEFFQPAINKNLDKNAFVKDGDSIIFFNFRPDRARQLTHLFIGSPLFENKPAHPRKINKFVSMMKYEGINTIIAFEEMQITMPIGRVLELAGKSQLRIAETQKYAHVTYFMDGGNDIEFKNSKRIMVDSLKVESYADAPEMSAQGITDELLANGTKYDVTIMNYANPDMVGHTGVLPAAIKAVEFLDTQIARVIEWAQANDVTVFITADHGNAEITEDKDGKPATKHTSSPVMLICSDKSVKLADGKLANVAPTVLDYIHVAKPKEMDQDSLLIK, encoded by the coding sequence ATGAAAAAAACTGTATTAATCGTTATTGATGGTTTAGGTCTTAGACAAGAAACACAAGGTAATGCTTTTGCTCTTGCTAATACACCTACATTTGATAAATTATTTAAAGAATATCCTAATAGTTTAATCCAAGCTTCAGGAGAATATGTTGGATTACCTAAAGGTCAAATGGGAAATTCAGAAGTCGGACACTTAAATATTGGCGCTGGAACTGTTGTTTATACCGGACTTTCTTTAATTCAAAAAGCTTTAGATGATCACTCATACCAAGATAATAAAGCTTTTTTAGAAGCTTTTGATGATGTTAAGAAAAATAATGCCACATTACATGTAATGGGATTACTTTCACCTGGCGGAGTGCATTCGCTTGAAGGTCATTTATTTGAATTATTAAAATCTGCTCATAAACATGGTGTTAAAAATGTTTCTGTTCACTGTTTTGGAGATGGTAGAGATGTTGCTCCTAAATCAATTAAAGCTTCATTTGAAAAATTAGAAAAATTATGTAATGAATATGGATACAATATAGCTTCTATTTCTGGAAGATTCTATGCGATGGACAGGGATAGAATGTTTGATAGAGTCGAAAAAGCTTATGAAGCTATTTTAGGAGACTCAGAAGTTTCTTTTGATAATTCGTTAGATTTTGTTGAAGAACAATATAAGCAAGGAATTACTGATGAATTCTTCCAACCTGCAATTAATAAAAACTTAGATAAAAATGCTTTTGTTAAAGATGGTGATTCAATTATTTTCTTTAACTTTAGACCAGATAGAGCAAGACAATTAACTCACTTATTTATTGGTTCACCTTTATTTGAAAATAAACCTGCACATCCTAGAAAAATTAATAAATTTGTTTCAATGATGAAATATGAAGGAATTAACACAATAATTGCTTTTGAAGAAATGCAAATTACTATGCCAATTGGTAGAGTATTAGAATTAGCGGGTAAATCACAATTAAGAATTGCTGAAACTCAAAAATATGCTCATGTTACTTATTTCATGGATGGTGGAAATGATATTGAATTCAAGAATTCAAAACGTATTATGGTTGATTCATTGAAAGTTGAATCATATGCAGATGCCCCAGAAATGTCAGCTCAAGGAATCACGGATGAACTATTAGCAAATGGTACAAAATATGATGTAACTATTATGAATTATGCTAACCCAGATATGGTTGGTCATACAGGAGTTTTACCAGCAGCTATTAAAGCGGTAGAATTTTTAGATACTCAAATTGCTCGTGTAATTGAATGAGCACAAGCAAATGATGTGACTGTATTTATAACAGCTGATCATGGAAATGCTGAAATTACTGAGGATAAAGATGGTAAACCAGCAACTAAACATACATCATCTCCAGTGATGTTAATTTGTTCAGATAAATCTGTTAAATTAGCTGATGGAAAATTAGCTAATGTTGCTCCAACTGTGCTTGATTATATTCATGTTGCTAAACCGAAAGAAATGGATCAAGATTCATTATTAATTAAATAA